The DNA region GTGACGAACGCTCACGCATGCCTGTCTCTCCTCCGGTCACCCAGGTGATTGTGCCTCCGGCACACCCCGACACCCCCAGGTGGCGGGCCCGCGCTCCCTGGCGGGTGAATGCTGAGCGAATCAAGGGCCCGGGACCGACGGTACGTCACACACCCGGCCCCGGCGCACGGTAGCTTTTCCCCGTCGAACCAGTGACGCCTTGCCGACCCGCGCACCCACGAGGGTTCCGGTAAGTTACCTCTCGTCACATACTGTCCTTTTTCAGGAGATTCACTCCCGATGCTGTTTACTGATGACAACCTCGGGAGCCGGCCGGGAAGAGGCGGTACGGGCGCGAGGCCGCTGGGGAAGGCGAACCTCGACCCACACTGGAGGTCCCGGTGACGACACGTGGAGTCCTGTACGTTCACTCCGCACCGCGCGCGCTGTGCCCGCATGTCGAATGGGCGGTGGCGGGTGTGCTCGGTGTGCGGGTCCAGCTCGACTGGATCAGACAGCCGGCCGCGCCCGGCACCTGGCGGTCCGAGTTCTCCTGGAAGGGCCGCGCCGGTACGGCTTCCGAGCTGGCCTCGGCACTCCGGGGCTGGGACATGCTGCGCTTCGAGGTGACCGCCGAACCGTGCCCGCAGGCGGAGGGTGAGCGCTACAGCTCCACGCCCCACCTCGGCATCTTCCACGCGGTCACGGGCATGCACGGCGACATCCTGGTCCCGGAGGACCGGCTGCGGGCCGCGCTCGCGCGCTCCGTGCGCGGGGAGACGGACCTGGAGGCGGAGATCGCCAAGCTTCTGGGCAAGCCGTGGGACGACGAGCTGGAGTCCTTCCGCCACGCCGGTGAGGGTGCGCCCGTGCGGTGGCTGCACCAGGTGGTGTGACGGGACGCCGCCCCGGCGGCCTTCGTACTACTTCCCGGCAGAAACGTTCGTCCCGCGGTGCCGCCGTCGGCGCGCGGGCACGGGCCGGCAGCGGGCCG from Streptomyces sp. B1I3 includes:
- a CDS encoding DUF3145 domain-containing protein, with amino-acid sequence MTTRGVLYVHSAPRALCPHVEWAVAGVLGVRVQLDWIRQPAAPGTWRSEFSWKGRAGTASELASALRGWDMLRFEVTAEPCPQAEGERYSSTPHLGIFHAVTGMHGDILVPEDRLRAALARSVRGETDLEAEIAKLLGKPWDDELESFRHAGEGAPVRWLHQVV